The Triticum aestivum cultivar Chinese Spring chromosome 3A, IWGSC CS RefSeq v2.1, whole genome shotgun sequence genome includes a region encoding these proteins:
- the LOC123062409 gene encoding probable glycerol-3-phosphate acyltransferase 3 codes for MAKKKLPQRLFSTLLSLIFQGRPWLSSSKGGSTAAAFPSTPLQRQHPPMANDRLAAARTLVVDVDGGLLRSSPSGLFPYFMLVALEAGGFLRGAVLLLLYPLLCCVGIGGVLALRVMAMAAFCGLRESRFRAGRAVLPKWFMEDVAAEAFEAIRGAKRRLCVTNMPRVMVEGFLREYLGADVVVGRRMKVLCGFYTGLMEEEEVALEKKKIMLESDAVGLSGSLEFLQHPLSRCCKEVYHVTQEDKAGWQALPRAKYPKAMVFHDGRLALRPTAGSTLAVFMWLPIGAALGAARLAVALTMPYRYSTPILAATGMSWRLKGERPGPPPGHGRGRGQLFVCNHRTLIDPVYVSVALDRQVRAVSYSLSRLSELISPIGRTVRLTRDRDSDGRAMARLLDRGDLVVVCPEGTTCREPYLLRFSPLFAELSDDVVPVGIAVETSMFYATTAGGFKCLDPLYYMVNPRMCYTVQFLERVRTTAAMGREVPSTDLANLVQRKMGEALGYGCTMLTRKDKYLMLAGNDGVVRASDKCSAPPGGRIAH; via the exons ATGGCCAAGAAGAAGCTGCCGCAGAGGCTCTTCTCCACCTTGCTCTCGCTCATCTTCCAAGGGAGGCCATGGCTCTCGAGCAGCAAGGGCGGTAGCACCGCCGCCGCGTTCCCGTCCACGCCGCTGCAGCGACAGCACCCTCCCATGGCGAATGACAGGCTCGCCGCCGCGCGGACCCTCGTCGTCGACGTCGACGGCGGCCTCCTCCGCTCGTCACCCTCGGGCCTCTTCCCCTACTTCATGCTCGTGGCGCTGGAGGCGGGAGGGTTCCTGCGAGGCGCcgtgctcctcctcctctaccCTCTGCTCTGCTGCGTGGgcatcggcggcgtcctggcgcTGAGGGTCATGGCCATGGCGGCCTTCTGCGGCCTCCGGGAGAGCCGGTTCCGCGCCGGCCGCGCCGTGTTGCCAAAGTGGTTCATGGAGGACGTGGCCGCGGAAGCATTCGAGGCGATAAGAGGCGCCAAGAGGAGGCTCTGCGTGACGAATATGCCGAGGGTGATGGTGGAGGGGTTCCTGAGGGAATATCTCGGGGCGGACGTGGTAGTGGGGAGGCGGATGAAGGTGCTCTGTGGGTTCTACACCGGTCtcatggaggaggaagaggtggcgttggagaagaagaagatcaTGCTGGAGAGTGATGCTGTGGGCCTCTCTGGCTCCTTGGAGTTTCTCCAACATCCTCTCTCACGTTGTTGCAAG GAGGTCTACCACGTGACGCAGGAGGACAAGGCCGGGTGGCAAGCGCTGCCAAGGGCCAAGTACCCGAAGGCCATGGTGTTCCACGACGGCCGGCTCGCGCTCCGGCCAACCGCCGGCAGCACGCTCGCCGTGTTCATGTGGCTCCCTATCGGCGCCGCCCTGGGTGCCGCCCGTCTCGCCGTCGCGCTCACCATGCCGTACAGGTACTCCACGCCCATCCTGGCGGCCACCGGCATGTCGTGGCGGCTCAAGGGGGAGCGGCCGGGTCCCCCGCCCGGCCACGGCCGCGGCCGCGGGCAGCTGTTCGTGTGCAACCACCGCACGCTCATCGACCCGGTGTACGTCTCGGTGGCGCTGGACCGGCAGGTGCGCGCCGTGTCCTACAGCCTCAGCCGGCTGTCGGAGCTCATCTCGCCGATCGGCCGCACCGTGCGGCTGACGCGCGACCGCGACAGCGACGGCCGCGCCATGGCGCGCCTCCTGGACCGCGGCGACCTCGTCGTCGTCTGCCCCGAGGGCACCACCTGCCGCGAGCCCTACCTGCTGCGGTTCAGCCCGCTGTTCGCCGAGCTCAGCGACGACGTTGTCCCGGTCGGCATCGCCGTCGAGACGTCCATGTTCTACGCGACGACGGCGGGCGGGTTCAAGTGCCTCGACCCGCTCTACTACATGGTGAACCCGAGGATGTGCTACACGGTGCAGTTCCTGGAGCGGGTGCGCACCACGGCGGCGATGGGGAGGGAGGTGCCCAGCACCGACTTGGCCAACCTCGTGCAGAGGAAGATGGGGGAGGCGCTCGGCTACGGATGCACCATGCTCACAAGGAAGGACAAGTACCTCATGCTCGCCGGCAACGATGGCGTCGTCAGAGCCAGCGACAAATGCTCTGCTCCTCCCGGAGGGAGAATAGCTCATTAG